Proteins encoded within one genomic window of Synechococcus sp. PCC 7335:
- a CDS encoding M1 family aminopeptidase: MKISSTSFEASTANAMPVPGAPGLGDSLYPNFGNGGYDVQKYDVALDISDVLTSTLVGTTTITATAIQSLSSFNLDFIGFDIDSIFVDGEPADFTRTGQELTITPSDPLVEGAEFTAVVTYSGSPKPITSVAIPVPTGWVIFDGGSFVLSEPDGAANYYPVNDHPLDKAAYTFQVTVPEAFEVSANGVLEQTTDDGNTKTYVFEARDPMASYLTTLNITSGFNIETSVSKTGVPIRNYFAEGLPDDQLDLFDLQPEMVDFFSDIFGPYPFEVYGAVVMDTNTGTALETQTLSIFGTNNLGRSSLEGTIAHEAAHQWLGNDVALADWSDIWLNEGFATYSEGLWFENSRSAEALDEWVVDTYGFVEEFFEFFTPPGEPQADDLFNPGVYEWGALALHDLRIEVGDQTWFDIVRTYYDTYQGGNVITEDLVDIAESVSGMQLESFFDRWIYNDYLAPIPELDLVFDGHIVGDETANTLLGERTDDVMFAGGGDDVVAGGGGDDVIFGEFGDDILRGDRNNRSVQNGATGDDIIYGGAGRDRIGGKGGNDKLYGDEDDDLIWGDNGDDLLWGGRGNDGLYGGQGRDTFVLAPGEGTDSLYDFTQGQDVFGLTQALSFEALSFATVGTTTQISFEDEVLIEVIDFMTALSSTDFVSVV; the protein is encoded by the coding sequence ATGAAAATTTCAAGTACGTCCTTCGAAGCGTCTACCGCTAATGCTATGCCTGTTCCTGGTGCTCCAGGGCTAGGAGATTCCCTTTATCCTAACTTCGGCAACGGTGGCTATGATGTCCAGAAGTATGACGTCGCGCTTGATATTTCAGATGTGCTCACAAGTACGCTCGTGGGCACGACGACTATTACAGCGACTGCTATTCAATCTCTTAGCAGTTTTAACTTAGACTTCATCGGCTTTGACATCGATAGTATCTTTGTTGATGGCGAACCTGCTGACTTCACCCGGACAGGACAAGAGTTGACTATCACACCTTCAGACCCTCTTGTTGAAGGTGCAGAATTTACAGCCGTAGTGACCTACAGCGGGTCTCCTAAACCAATCACCTCGGTGGCAATTCCCGTCCCAACTGGCTGGGTGATCTTCGACGGTGGCAGCTTTGTCTTAAGTGAGCCAGATGGAGCTGCTAATTACTACCCAGTGAATGACCATCCGCTGGACAAGGCCGCCTACACATTTCAAGTGACTGTGCCCGAAGCGTTTGAAGTTTCTGCGAACGGAGTTTTAGAGCAAACGACTGATGATGGTAACACTAAGACCTATGTGTTTGAAGCTAGAGATCCGATGGCAAGCTATCTCACTACGCTGAACATTACCAGCGGCTTTAACATCGAAACGAGTGTATCGAAGACAGGCGTTCCCATTCGCAATTATTTTGCTGAAGGGCTACCAGATGACCAGCTCGATTTGTTCGATCTGCAGCCGGAAATGGTGGACTTTTTTAGCGATATCTTCGGCCCCTACCCGTTTGAGGTCTATGGGGCTGTGGTGATGGATACCAATACGGGCACTGCGCTAGAAACCCAAACGCTTTCGATTTTTGGCACCAACAATCTGGGCCGATCTTCCCTAGAAGGAACCATTGCTCATGAGGCAGCCCACCAATGGCTGGGTAACGATGTTGCGCTAGCAGACTGGAGCGATATCTGGCTAAATGAGGGATTTGCTACCTACTCGGAGGGGCTATGGTTTGAAAATAGTCGCAGTGCTGAGGCGTTGGACGAATGGGTGGTTGACACTTATGGATTTGTAGAAGAGTTTTTCGAGTTTTTTACCCCCCCTGGTGAGCCGCAGGCTGACGATCTGTTTAATCCAGGTGTGTATGAATGGGGCGCTTTGGCACTTCATGACTTACGTATAGAGGTGGGTGATCAGACTTGGTTCGATATTGTTAGGACCTATTACGATACCTACCAGGGCGGCAATGTTATCACTGAAGACTTAGTGGACATTGCCGAGTCGGTGAGCGGCATGCAGTTAGAGTCATTTTTTGATCGCTGGATTTATAACGATTATCTAGCGCCGATTCCAGAGCTGGACTTGGTGTTTGATGGCCATATCGTAGGGGATGAGACGGCAAATACGCTTTTGGGCGAAAGAACAGACGACGTGATGTTCGCGGGGGGCGGTGACGACGTTGTCGCGGGGGGCGGTGGCGATGATGTCATCTTTGGTGAGTTTGGTGATGATATCTTGCGAGGCGATCGCAATAACCGCTCTGTTCAGAATGGAGCGACTGGAGACGATATCATCTATGGCGGGGCAGGCCGCGATCGCATTGGCGGCAAAGGTGGTAATGACAAACTCTATGGCGATGAGGATGATGATCTTATCTGGGGCGATAATGGCGATGACCTGCTGTGGGGAGGTCGCGGTAATGACGGTCTCTACGGGGGACAAGGTAGAGATACTTTTGTGCTAGCACCTGGAGAAGGGACAGACAGCCTCTACGATTTCACCCAGGGACAGGATGTGTTTGGTCTTACCCAAGCGCTTTCTTTTGAGGCGCTATCTTTTGCTACCGTGGGTACGACTACCCAAATCAGCTTTGAAGATGAGGTGTTGATAGAGGTCATTGATTTCATGACCGCGCTCTCTAGTACTGACTTTGTTAGTGTTGTCTAG
- a CDS encoding MSMEG_0565 family glycosyltransferase, with protein MPAKGLSFSNSPAPKAAWSVYCAFVKVKRKSKDERSQLNKTMLKIALLTYSTKPRGSVVHTLELAQALLELGHHPCVFALDKAGDGFHRETSFQTFAVPASACEGDTCMLVKQRIGEFVSFFEQYFEQGGQTYDVYHAQDCLSANALVTLKERGFLSRFVRTVHHIEDFKSPYLIDCQQKSIVHSDRCLCVSKQWQQVLKTKYGIRAHRVVNGVGRQFLTYEEDESVLKEVRCILADKQEGSTGDGPLYMTVGGIEPRKNSINLLRGFVAVRAAKPTAKLLIVGGATLFDYQDYRDQFMALASCYGVTDGLILPGIVSDQVLAQLYRLADAFVFPSVKEGWGLVVLEAIASGLPVLVSNQAPFTEFLSASSAVLVDPTNINAITHAMLEITQPDVANQLSQQAFGILDRYSWRRSAEMHLELYFELCDL; from the coding sequence GTGCCTGCTAAAGGACTTTCGTTTTCGAACTCACCTGCACCAAAGGCCGCTTGGAGTGTGTATTGTGCGTTTGTGAAGGTTAAAAGAAAGTCAAAAGACGAACGGTCGCAGCTCAATAAAACTATGCTCAAGATTGCACTTTTGACCTATTCAACTAAGCCGCGAGGCAGTGTGGTTCATACGCTTGAGCTTGCCCAAGCACTGTTAGAACTAGGCCATCATCCTTGTGTCTTTGCGCTAGATAAAGCGGGAGATGGCTTTCATCGGGAGACTAGTTTTCAGACTTTTGCAGTGCCTGCGTCCGCCTGTGAGGGGGATACTTGCATGCTGGTGAAGCAAAGAATAGGAGAGTTTGTAAGCTTTTTTGAACAGTATTTTGAGCAAGGGGGACAAACCTACGATGTTTATCACGCGCAAGACTGTTTAAGTGCCAATGCGCTTGTCACCTTAAAAGAAAGAGGATTCCTTTCTCGGTTCGTGCGGACGGTACATCATATTGAAGACTTCAAAAGTCCATATCTAATAGATTGCCAGCAGAAATCAATTGTTCATAGCGATCGCTGCTTGTGTGTGAGCAAGCAATGGCAACAGGTGTTGAAAACGAAGTATGGCATCAGGGCGCACCGGGTTGTAAATGGTGTTGGCAGACAGTTCCTGACTTATGAAGAAGATGAATCGGTGCTAAAGGAGGTACGTTGTATTCTAGCTGATAAGCAAGAGGGCTCGACTGGCGACGGACCTCTCTATATGACGGTAGGCGGTATTGAACCTAGAAAGAACTCAATTAATCTACTCAGGGGGTTCGTAGCGGTACGTGCTGCTAAGCCAACTGCAAAACTATTGATTGTTGGTGGAGCGACCTTATTCGACTATCAGGATTACCGAGATCAGTTTATGGCCTTGGCCAGTTGTTATGGAGTAACCGATGGACTAATCTTGCCAGGAATCGTATCCGATCAGGTGCTAGCTCAGCTATATCGGCTAGCAGATGCGTTTGTGTTTCCTTCTGTGAAAGAGGGATGGGGGCTAGTTGTTTTAGAAGCGATCGCATCTGGTCTGCCTGTCTTGGTCTCTAATCAGGCTCCGTTTACTGAGTTTTTGTCAGCGTCATCGGCCGTGCTAGTAGATCCAACGAATATAAATGCGATCACCCACGCTATGCTTGAAATCACTCAGCCTGATGTGGCCAATCAGCTAAGTCAGCAAGCCTTTGGTATTCTAGATCGCTATAGCTGGCGGCGCTCAGCTGAAATGCATCTTGAGCTGTATTTCGAGCTATGTGACCTTTAG
- a CDS encoding MSMEG_0570 family nitrogen starvation response protein, giving the protein MPEINFKIQWPDGKQETCYSPSLVVKKYFESGECYTVSDFVARSREALTIASDRVQAKYGFPCSRAIGQLQRIETTAKRYDASSDKQVTFLGFE; this is encoded by the coding sequence ATGCCTGAAATTAACTTCAAAATTCAATGGCCTGACGGTAAGCAAGAAACCTGCTATTCTCCTTCTCTAGTTGTCAAAAAGTATTTTGAATCTGGGGAGTGCTACACTGTGTCAGATTTTGTGGCGCGATCACGCGAGGCACTAACAATTGCGAGCGATCGCGTCCAGGCTAAATATGGGTTTCCATGTAGTCGGGCAATAGGACAGCTTCAGCGCATCGAAACAACTGCAAAGCGCTATGATGCTAGCTCTGACAAGCAGGTAACTTTCTTAGGATTTGAGTAG